In Mycolicibacterium alvei, a single window of DNA contains:
- the xerD gene encoding site-specific tyrosine recombinase XerD, producing the protein MTTPSPLRSALDDQLRGYLDHLTIERGVAANTLSSYRRDLRRYAEHLTQRGIEDLAQVAESDVSDFLIALRRGDPESGVTALSAVSAARAVVAVRGLHRFATAEGITESDVARGVKPPTPSRRLPKSLTLDEVLALLEAAGGESEADGPLTLRNRALLELLYSTGARISEAVGLDVDDIDTHARSVLLRGKGGKQRLVPIGRPAVTALDAYLVRGRPDLARRGRGNPGIFLNARGGRLSRQSAWQVLQDAAARAGITSAVSPHTLRHSFATHLLDGGADVRVVQELLGHASVTTTQIYTMVTVSTLREVWAGAHPRAH; encoded by the coding sequence ATGACGACCCCGTCACCCCTCCGATCAGCCCTCGACGACCAACTGCGGGGCTACCTCGATCACCTGACGATCGAGCGGGGCGTGGCGGCCAACACCTTGAGCTCCTACCGGCGCGACCTGCGTCGCTATGCCGAACATCTGACCCAGCGCGGCATCGAGGATCTGGCGCAGGTCGCTGAGTCCGATGTCAGCGACTTCCTGATCGCCCTGCGCCGGGGCGACCCCGAATCGGGAGTCACCGCATTGTCGGCGGTGTCGGCGGCCAGGGCCGTGGTCGCAGTCCGCGGTCTGCACCGGTTCGCCACCGCCGAGGGCATCACCGAGAGCGACGTCGCCCGCGGGGTCAAACCGCCCACACCCAGCCGTCGGCTGCCCAAGAGCCTCACCCTCGACGAGGTGCTCGCGTTGCTCGAGGCCGCCGGCGGGGAGAGCGAGGCCGACGGTCCGCTGACGCTGCGTAACCGGGCACTGCTGGAACTGCTGTACTCCACCGGCGCCCGTATCTCCGAGGCGGTCGGACTCGACGTCGACGACATCGACACGCACGCGCGTTCGGTGCTGCTGCGCGGCAAGGGCGGCAAGCAGCGGCTCGTGCCCATCGGACGCCCGGCGGTCACCGCACTCGACGCGTACCTGGTGCGGGGGCGTCCCGACCTGGCTCGCCGGGGCCGGGGCAACCCCGGAATCTTCCTCAACGCCCGCGGCGGGCGCCTGTCCCGCCAGAGTGCCTGGCAGGTGCTGCAGGACGCCGCTGCGCGGGCCGGCATCACCTCGGCGGTCTCCCCGCACACGCTGCGGCACTCGTTCGCGACCCACCTGCTCGACGGCGGCGCCGACGTGCGCGTCGTACAGGAACTGCTGGGCCACGCCTCGGTGACCACCACGCAGATCTACACCATGGTCACGGTGTCCACACTGCGCGAGGTCTGGGCCGGAGCCCACCCGCGGGCGCATTAA
- a CDS encoding O-methyltransferase, with translation MSLKQRLPLLRWSFIRMGIGARHFARTGQWGDGREAAAADYVVANARAGDLDDVIATIDKFAYEKSFLINVGDEKGALLDAAVVRADPRLALELGTYCGYGAMRIARAAPAARVFSVEFSPTNADIARRIWAHAGVADRITCVAGTIGDGGRTLDALAADGFDTGGLDFVFLDHDKNAYLTDLQSLLDRGWLHRGSIVVADNVKLPGAPKYLAYMQERQGTLWDTTHHKTHAEYQSLLPDLVLESQYLDG, from the coding sequence ATGAGTCTCAAACAGCGGCTACCGCTGTTGCGGTGGTCGTTCATCCGCATGGGAATCGGCGCCAGACACTTCGCCCGCACCGGGCAATGGGGTGACGGACGGGAGGCCGCGGCCGCCGACTATGTGGTGGCCAACGCCCGCGCCGGCGACCTCGATGACGTCATTGCCACCATCGACAAGTTCGCCTACGAGAAGTCGTTCCTGATCAACGTCGGCGACGAGAAGGGTGCGTTACTCGACGCGGCAGTCGTCCGGGCTGACCCGCGGCTGGCCCTCGAACTGGGCACCTACTGCGGTTACGGGGCGATGCGCATCGCCCGCGCCGCGCCGGCCGCCCGGGTGTTCTCGGTGGAGTTCTCCCCCACCAACGCCGACATCGCGCGACGCATCTGGGCCCATGCCGGGGTGGCCGACCGGATCACCTGCGTGGCCGGCACCATCGGCGACGGCGGACGCACGCTCGACGCGCTCGCGGCAGACGGGTTCGATACCGGCGGGCTGGATTTCGTGTTCCTCGACCACGACAAGAACGCCTACCTGACCGATCTGCAGAGCCTGCTGGACCGGGGCTGGCTGCACCGGGGCTCGATCGTGGTCGCCGACAACGTGAAGCTTCCGGGAGCACCCAAGTACCTGGCCTACATGCAGGAGCGGCAGGGCACGCTCTGGGATACGACGCATCACAAGACGCATGCCGAGTACCAGAGCCTGCTGCCCGATCTGGTGTTGGAGTCGCAGTACCTGGACGGTTAA
- a CDS encoding ParA family protein, with the protein MTDDSAHDGLFEHSSPELGLTGRPPRDIPEPRPRSTHGPAKVIAMCNQKGGVGKTTSTINLGASLAEYGRRVLLVDLDPQGALSAGLGVPHYELAHTVHNLLVEPRVSIDDVVIKTRVSGMDLVPSNIDLSAAEIQLVNEVGREQSLARALYPVLDRYDYVLIDCQPSLGLLTVNGLACADGVIIPTECEYFSLRGLALLTDTVAKVHDRLNPKLSISGILVTRYDPRTVNAREVMARVVERFGDLVFDTVITRTVRFPETSVAGEPITTWAPKSGGAIAYRSLAREVIDRFGA; encoded by the coding sequence ATGACCGACGACAGCGCACACGACGGACTCTTCGAACACAGCTCACCCGAACTCGGCCTGACCGGGCGGCCACCGCGCGACATTCCCGAACCGCGGCCCCGTTCGACCCATGGTCCGGCCAAGGTCATCGCGATGTGCAACCAGAAGGGCGGGGTCGGCAAGACCACCTCGACCATCAACCTGGGTGCCAGCCTGGCCGAGTACGGCCGCCGGGTGCTGCTGGTGGACCTGGACCCACAGGGCGCATTGTCGGCGGGCCTCGGGGTGCCGCACTACGAGCTTGCGCACACGGTCCACAACCTGCTGGTCGAACCGCGGGTGTCGATCGACGATGTGGTGATCAAGACCCGGGTCAGCGGCATGGACCTGGTGCCCAGCAACATCGACCTATCGGCCGCCGAGATCCAGCTGGTCAACGAGGTCGGTCGCGAGCAGTCCCTGGCCCGGGCCCTGTATCCCGTGCTCGACCGCTACGACTACGTGCTGATCGACTGCCAGCCCTCGCTGGGCCTGCTCACGGTCAACGGGTTGGCGTGCGCCGACGGTGTGATCATTCCCACCGAATGCGAGTACTTCTCCCTGCGCGGGTTGGCGCTGCTGACCGACACCGTGGCCAAGGTGCACGACCGGCTCAACCCGAAGCTGTCCATCAGCGGCATCCTGGTCACTCGCTACGATCCGCGCACGGTCAATGCGCGTGAGGTCATGGCCCGCGTCGTGGAGCGGTTCGGCGACCTGGTGTTCGACACCGTGATCACCCGGACCGTCCGATTCCCGGAGACCAGCGTGGCGGGCGAGCCGATCACCACCTGGGCGCCCAAATCGGGTGGTGCCATCGCCTACCGCTCGCTGGCGCGCGAAGTCATCGACCGGTTCGGCGCGTGA
- a CDS encoding segregation/condensation protein A has product MNDVLNTPITDGAEPAAPVGDESTTGDQHNRFQVRLTNFEGPFDLLLQLIFAHRLDVTEVALHQVTDDFIAYTKEIGARLELDETTTFLVIAATLLDLKAARLLPSGQVHDEEDLALLEVRDLLFARLLQYRAFKHVALMFAELEAAALRSYPRVVSLEDRFSDLLPEVMLGVDAGKFAEIAAAAFTPRPVPTVGIDHIHAPKVSVPEQAHRIIALLEQRGIGEWATFSELVAECTDGLQIVGRFLALLELFRARAVTFEQPEALGVLQVSWTGDRPTSEHLATADAEE; this is encoded by the coding sequence GTGAACGATGTCCTGAATACCCCGATCACCGATGGTGCCGAACCAGCTGCCCCGGTCGGGGATGAGTCGACCACCGGTGATCAGCACAACCGCTTCCAGGTTCGGCTCACCAACTTCGAGGGGCCGTTCGACCTGCTGTTGCAGCTGATCTTCGCGCATCGCCTTGACGTTACCGAGGTGGCATTGCACCAGGTCACCGACGATTTCATCGCCTACACCAAGGAGATCGGCGCTCGGCTAGAACTCGACGAGACCACGACGTTCCTGGTGATCGCGGCGACGCTGCTGGATCTGAAGGCGGCCCGGTTGCTGCCGTCGGGCCAGGTGCACGACGAGGAAGATCTCGCCCTCCTCGAGGTCCGCGACCTGTTGTTCGCGCGGCTGCTGCAGTACCGGGCGTTCAAACACGTCGCGTTGATGTTCGCCGAACTGGAGGCCGCAGCGCTGCGCAGCTACCCGCGCGTCGTGTCGCTGGAGGACCGCTTCTCGGACCTGCTGCCCGAGGTGATGCTCGGCGTCGACGCCGGCAAATTCGCCGAGATCGCGGCGGCCGCCTTCACCCCCCGCCCGGTGCCCACGGTCGGCATCGACCACATCCATGCGCCCAAGGTGTCGGTGCCCGAGCAGGCGCACCGGATCATCGCCCTGCTCGAACAGCGGGGGATCGGCGAATGGGCAACTTTCTCCGAACTCGTGGCAGAGTGCACCGACGGACTCCAGATCGTCGGCCGCTTCCTGGCGCTGCTCGAACTGTTCCGGGCCAGGGCGGTAACATTCGAGCAACCAGAAGCGCTTGGAGTGCTCCAGGTTTCGTGGACCGGAGATCGGCCGACCAGCGAACATCTGGCCACCGCTGATGCGGAAGAATAG
- the scpB gene encoding SMC-Scp complex subunit ScpB → MTDEISDIGVQSDDAPGEVIPVGDDLGIDVATVPELEDGELGAVLEALLLVVDTPVTVDALASATEQPAYRVMAKLRLMAEDFAARDSGIDLREAAGGWRMYTRARYAPYVERLLLDGARSKLTRAALETLAVVAYRQPVTRARVSAVRGVNVDAVMRTLVARGLITEAGTDPDSGAAAFATTELFLERLGLSSLTDLPDIAPLLPDVDVIDDLSESLGDEPRFAKLNSGSSGSNQPLAFDVDKD, encoded by the coding sequence ATGACTGACGAGATCTCCGATATCGGAGTTCAGTCCGATGATGCCCCGGGTGAGGTGATCCCGGTCGGAGATGACCTGGGCATCGATGTGGCGACGGTTCCCGAGCTTGAGGACGGTGAACTGGGTGCGGTGCTCGAAGCGTTGCTGCTGGTGGTGGACACGCCGGTGACGGTGGATGCACTGGCGTCGGCGACCGAACAACCGGCTTACCGGGTGATGGCCAAGCTTCGCCTGATGGCCGAGGACTTCGCCGCGCGTGACAGCGGCATCGACCTGCGCGAGGCCGCGGGCGGCTGGCGGATGTACACCCGGGCGCGCTATGCCCCGTATGTCGAGCGGCTCCTGCTCGACGGCGCCAGGTCCAAACTGACCCGGGCGGCCCTGGAGACCCTGGCGGTGGTGGCCTACCGGCAGCCGGTGACCCGGGCGCGGGTCAGCGCGGTGCGCGGCGTCAACGTGGACGCGGTGATGCGGACGCTGGTGGCGCGCGGTCTGATCACCGAGGCAGGCACCGATCCGGATTCCGGCGCGGCGGCATTCGCCACCACCGAGTTGTTCCTGGAACGGCTGGGCCTGTCCTCACTGACCGATCTGCCCGACATCGCGCCGCTGCTGCCCGATGTCGACGTGATCGACGATCTCAGCGAATCGCTCGGCGACGAGCCGCGTTTCGCCAAACTTAACAGCGGCTCCTCCGGCAGCAATCAGCCGCTGGCCTTCGACGTGGACAAGGACTGA
- a CDS encoding pseudouridine synthase: protein MADEGVRLQKVLSQAGIASRRVAERMITDGRVEVDGRLVTELGTRVDPATAEIRVDGSRVVIDETLVYLAINKPIGMLSTMSDERGRPCVGDLVEHRVRGNKKLFHVGRLDADTEGLLLLTNDGELAHRLMHPSYEIPKTYVATVLGTVPRGLGKKLRDGVELEDGPAHVDDFAVVDTVPGKTLVKVTLHEGRNRIVRRMLAAVDFPVQELVRTDIGSVALGNQRPGSIRVLSRKEIGELYQAVGM, encoded by the coding sequence ATGGCTGACGAAGGTGTACGACTGCAGAAAGTATTGTCCCAGGCCGGAATTGCCTCCCGGCGGGTGGCCGAGCGGATGATCACCGACGGCCGCGTCGAGGTCGACGGCCGGCTCGTGACCGAGCTCGGCACCCGGGTCGACCCGGCGACGGCCGAGATCCGGGTGGACGGCTCACGGGTGGTCATCGACGAGACGCTGGTGTATCTGGCGATCAACAAGCCGATCGGCATGCTGTCCACGATGTCCGACGAGCGTGGCCGCCCGTGCGTGGGAGATCTGGTGGAGCACCGGGTTCGGGGCAACAAGAAGCTTTTTCACGTCGGTCGCCTCGACGCGGACACCGAGGGGCTGCTGCTGCTGACCAACGATGGGGAGCTCGCACACCGGCTGATGCACCCGTCGTATGAGATCCCCAAGACCTATGTGGCGACGGTGCTCGGCACGGTGCCGCGCGGGCTCGGCAAGAAGCTGCGCGACGGGGTCGAACTGGAAGACGGCCCGGCTCACGTCGACGACTTCGCGGTGGTGGACACGGTCCCGGGTAAGACCTTGGTGAAGGTCACCCTGCACGAGGGCCGTAACCGCATCGTGCGGCGCATGCTGGCCGCGGTGGATTTCCCGGTGCAGGAACTGGTCCGCACCGACATCGGTTCGGTGGCGCTGGGGAACCAGCGGCCGGGCAGTATCAGGGTGCTCAGCCGCAAGGAAATCGGCGAGCTTTATCAGGCGGTGGGAATGTGA
- the cmk gene encoding (d)CMP kinase, producing the protein MSGSLVVAVDGPAGTGKSSVSRGLAKALGANYLDTGAMYRIVTLAVLRAGTDLDDAAAIDAAASRAVIGVGSDPGEDRAYLAGEDVSAEIRGDEVTRAVSAVSAVPQVRARLVDLQRELASSGGRVVVEGRDIGTVVLPKADVKIFLTASAEERARRRNTQNIANGLPDDYATVLADVQRRDHLDSTRAVSPLQAAEDALVVDTSDMDQTQVVAHLLDLVTQHAGVRR; encoded by the coding sequence GTGAGCGGGTCTCTGGTGGTGGCGGTCGATGGACCGGCGGGGACCGGGAAGTCTTCGGTTTCACGAGGTTTGGCGAAAGCCCTGGGTGCAAACTATCTCGATACCGGCGCGATGTACCGCATCGTCACGCTGGCGGTCCTGCGTGCCGGGACCGACCTGGACGATGCCGCGGCGATCGACGCGGCGGCATCGCGAGCGGTGATCGGTGTCGGTTCGGACCCCGGTGAGGACCGGGCATACCTGGCCGGCGAAGACGTCTCGGCCGAGATTCGCGGTGACGAGGTGACCCGCGCGGTATCGGCGGTCTCGGCGGTGCCGCAGGTGCGTGCCCGACTCGTCGACCTGCAGCGCGAGTTGGCGTCCTCGGGTGGACGCGTGGTGGTCGAGGGTCGCGATATCGGCACCGTGGTGCTGCCCAAGGCCGACGTCAAGATCTTCCTGACCGCCTCGGCCGAGGAACGGGCCCGGCGCCGCAACACCCAGAACATCGCGAACGGCCTGCCCGACGACTATGCGACGGTGCTCGCCGATGTGCAACGGCGCGACCATCTGGACTCCACGCGGGCTGTTTCCCCGTTGCAGGCGGCCGAGGACGCACTGGTGGTCGACACCAGTGACATGGACCAAACACAGGTCGTGGCACACCTTCTCGACCTGGTAACTCAGCATGCGGGGGTGCGGCGATGA
- the der gene encoding ribosome biogenesis GTPase Der translates to MSVDDGDGTWSDESDWEFGDEVAEVLEEAAAPPPVLAVVGRPNVGKSTLVNRILGRREAVVQDIPGVTRDRVSYDANWLGRRFMVQDTGGWEPDAKGLQQLVADQALVAMRTADAIILVVDAVVGATSADEAAARMLRKSGKPVFLAANKVDTQRGESDAAALWSLGIGQPHAISAMHGRGVADLLDVVMEKLPTISEVAGGGTGGPRRVALVGKPNVGKSSLLNRLAGDERSVVHDVAGTTVDPVDSMIELGGKTWRFVDTAGLRRKVGQASGHEFYASVRTHGAIDAAEVAIMLIDASQPLTEQDLRVLSMVIEAGRALVIAFNKWDLVDEDRRYLLDKEIDRELVQVQWAPRVNISAMTGRAVQKLVPALETSLASWDKRISTGQLNNFLKEIVAATPPPVRGGKQPKILFATQAATRPPTFVLFTSGFLEAGYRRFLERRLREQFGFDGSPVKINVRVREKRGAPKKR, encoded by the coding sequence ATGAGCGTCGATGACGGCGATGGCACCTGGTCGGACGAGAGCGACTGGGAGTTCGGCGACGAGGTCGCCGAGGTTCTCGAGGAGGCCGCCGCCCCACCACCGGTGTTGGCCGTCGTCGGCCGGCCCAACGTCGGGAAATCGACTCTGGTGAACCGGATCCTGGGGCGTCGCGAAGCCGTCGTGCAGGACATCCCCGGGGTGACCCGCGACCGGGTGTCCTACGACGCGAACTGGCTCGGGCGCCGCTTCATGGTGCAGGACACCGGCGGATGGGAGCCGGACGCCAAGGGCCTGCAGCAACTGGTGGCCGATCAGGCACTGGTGGCGATGCGCACCGCCGACGCGATCATCCTGGTCGTCGACGCGGTGGTCGGTGCGACCTCGGCCGACGAGGCAGCCGCCCGCATGCTCCGCAAGTCCGGTAAGCCGGTCTTCTTGGCGGCCAACAAGGTTGACACGCAGCGGGGCGAGTCCGATGCGGCGGCATTGTGGTCGCTGGGTATCGGCCAGCCGCACGCGATCAGTGCCATGCACGGTCGGGGCGTGGCCGACCTGCTCGACGTCGTGATGGAGAAGCTGCCGACGATCTCGGAGGTGGCCGGCGGTGGTACCGGTGGCCCACGCCGGGTGGCGCTGGTGGGTAAGCCGAACGTCGGCAAGAGCTCCCTGCTGAACCGGCTGGCCGGCGACGAGCGGTCGGTCGTGCACGATGTCGCCGGCACGACCGTCGATCCTGTCGACTCGATGATCGAATTGGGCGGCAAGACATGGCGTTTCGTCGACACCGCGGGTCTGCGCCGCAAGGTCGGCCAGGCCAGCGGGCACGAGTTCTACGCCTCGGTGCGCACCCACGGCGCGATCGATGCGGCCGAGGTGGCGATCATGCTGATCGATGCCTCCCAGCCACTGACCGAGCAGGACCTGCGGGTGCTCTCGATGGTGATCGAGGCCGGGCGCGCACTGGTCATCGCGTTCAACAAATGGGATCTGGTCGACGAGGACCGGCGCTATCTGCTGGATAAAGAGATCGACCGTGAACTGGTGCAGGTGCAGTGGGCGCCGCGGGTCAACATCTCGGCCATGACCGGCCGGGCGGTGCAGAAGCTGGTGCCGGCCCTGGAGACGTCACTGGCCTCCTGGGACAAGCGGATCTCGACCGGTCAGCTCAACAACTTCCTCAAAGAGATCGTGGCCGCGACGCCGCCGCCGGTGCGTGGCGGCAAACAGCCCAAGATCCTGTTCGCCACCCAGGCGGCCACCCGGCCGCCGACGTTCGTGCTGTTCACGTCGGGCTTCCTGGAGGCCGGCTACCGCCGGTTCCTCGAGCGTCGGCTGCGTGAGCAGTTCGGTTTCGACGGCAGCCCGGTGAAGATCAACGTGCGGGTGCGCGAGAAGCGCGGAGCCCCCAAGAAGCGTTAG
- a CDS encoding sulfite exporter TauE/SafE family protein, with translation MVLITLAGVGAGAINAVVGSGTLITFPTLVTLGYPPVTATMSNAVGLVAGGVSSTWGYRRELRGQWKRLRWQIPGSLIGAGLGSWLLLHLPEKVFVAVVPVLLILALLLVVVGPRIQAWARQRAEASGQSADHVSPRRMVVLVIGTFAVGVYGGYFTAAQGILLIAVMGALLPESIQRMNAAKNLLSLLVNIVAAVAYTVVAFDRISWEAAGLIAAGSLIGGFLGAHYGRRLSPNALRAVIVVVGLIGLYRLLSL, from the coding sequence ATGGTCCTGATCACGCTGGCCGGTGTCGGTGCGGGCGCGATCAACGCCGTCGTCGGATCCGGCACACTCATCACCTTCCCCACGCTGGTGACGCTGGGCTATCCGCCGGTCACCGCGACGATGTCCAACGCCGTCGGTCTGGTCGCCGGCGGGGTATCGAGCACCTGGGGCTATCGCCGAGAACTGCGCGGCCAGTGGAAGCGGTTGCGTTGGCAGATTCCCGGATCGCTGATCGGCGCCGGTCTGGGTTCCTGGCTGCTGCTGCACCTGCCGGAAAAGGTGTTCGTCGCGGTGGTGCCGGTTCTGCTGATCCTGGCGCTGCTCCTGGTGGTCGTCGGCCCGCGGATCCAGGCCTGGGCACGGCAGCGCGCCGAGGCATCCGGTCAGTCCGCCGACCATGTCAGTCCGCGGCGGATGGTGGTGCTGGTGATCGGCACGTTCGCCGTGGGTGTGTACGGCGGCTACTTCACCGCGGCCCAGGGAATCCTGCTGATCGCGGTGATGGGGGCGTTGCTGCCGGAGTCGATTCAGCGGATGAACGCCGCCAAGAACCTGTTGTCGTTGTTGGTCAACATCGTTGCCGCCGTCGCCTACACGGTGGTCGCGTTCGACCGGATCAGCTGGGAGGCGGCGGGCCTGATCGCGGCCGGCTCGCTGATCGGCGGTTTCCTCGGCGCGCACTATGGACGCCGGCTGTCGCCGAACGCGCTGCGCGCCGTGATCGTGGTGGTGGGATTGATCGGGCTGTATCGGCTGTTGAGCCTGTAG
- a CDS encoding sulfite exporter TauE/SafE family protein yields the protein MRSLLIFALVGLGAQLVDGALGMAFGVTASTLLVLSGVASAQASAAVHLAEVGTTLASGLSHWRFKNIDWKIVLKLGVPGAIGAFGGATVLSSLSTEDAAPLMATILLCIGIYVLLRFSLRTPPALRSGSTPHTAKFLTPLGLFGGFIDASGGGGWGPITTSTLLSRGKTAPRTVIGSVSASEFLVAVSASLGFLVGLRQEFLNNLPVVLGLTIGGVLAAPLAAWLVSKVSPALLGTAVGGVIVLTNAQKLLKYFGIHGAASTAVVATIVVVWAGLVLYAWRVSRAPEYLPEELDAEEPAEEQLADEPDTAAR from the coding sequence ATGCGTTCGCTTCTGATCTTTGCGCTCGTCGGCCTCGGGGCCCAATTGGTCGACGGTGCGCTCGGCATGGCCTTCGGTGTCACCGCGTCGACCCTGCTGGTGCTCAGTGGAGTGGCTTCGGCGCAGGCCAGCGCCGCGGTGCATCTGGCCGAGGTGGGCACCACGCTGGCCTCGGGTCTGTCGCACTGGCGGTTCAAGAACATCGACTGGAAGATCGTGCTGAAGCTCGGTGTTCCCGGTGCGATCGGCGCATTCGGTGGGGCGACCGTGCTGTCGTCGTTGTCGACCGAAGACGCCGCGCCGCTGATGGCCACGATCCTGCTGTGCATCGGTATCTATGTGCTGCTGCGGTTCTCGCTGCGCACGCCGCCGGCCCTGCGTTCGGGCAGCACGCCGCATACCGCGAAGTTCCTCACCCCACTCGGCCTGTTCGGCGGCTTCATCGACGCCTCCGGCGGCGGTGGCTGGGGCCCGATCACCACCAGCACGCTGCTGTCGCGGGGCAAGACGGCGCCGCGCACGGTCATCGGCTCGGTGAGTGCGTCGGAGTTCCTGGTGGCGGTATCGGCATCGCTGGGCTTCCTCGTCGGCCTGCGACAGGAATTCCTGAACAACCTGCCGGTGGTGCTGGGCCTGACGATCGGCGGCGTTCTGGCGGCACCTCTGGCGGCCTGGTTAGTGTCGAAGGTCAGCCCCGCGCTGCTGGGTACCGCCGTCGGCGGTGTGATCGTGCTGACCAATGCCCAGAAGCTACTGAAGTACTTCGGCATTCACGGCGCGGCCTCGACGGCTGTCGTCGCCACGATCGTGGTGGTCTGGGCCGGGCTGGTGCTGTACGCCTGGCGCGTCTCGCGGGCACCGGAATACCTGCCCGAGGAGCTCGACGCGGAGGAGCCGGCCGAAGAACAGCTGGCAGACGAGCCGGACACCGCAGCGCGGTGA
- a CDS encoding tyrosine-type recombinase/integrase, translating to MANANGEGSIYKRMRDGKQTGYIGAVSYIDESGQPKRHMVYGKTRSDVRDKMKAVRERLDNGATVKDSKRNLADWLARWRATTLAASDRKASTKELYSNLSRRHLEVDPFGSIRLDKLKPSDVEGLVLALRAKMKPGNASKTNPNPSPVRALSDATIRQIYTVLRAGLDGAVRDGLLAKNPAAAVKRPGVARKEARHVEAVDVTKLLLCAEGLRYRNVLTLVAGTGVRRGEALALRWSDIDLAARAMAVRGTLGRVNGELIITEPKTDRSRRSVPLSAPLVSMLRAHRADQDAERLAAGDQWQDNNLVFATESGTPVDPRNVLRTVQIAAQKAGMADVGVHTLRHSAAVAWLEGQVHIKAVADLLGHSSIAVTGDIYGHTSDTTARSAVDALTDQLGILDI from the coding sequence ATGGCGAACGCCAACGGTGAGGGTTCGATCTACAAGCGCATGCGCGACGGCAAGCAGACCGGCTACATCGGCGCGGTCAGCTACATCGACGAATCGGGCCAGCCGAAGCGTCACATGGTGTACGGCAAGACGCGCAGCGACGTGCGCGACAAGATGAAAGCCGTTCGCGAACGGCTTGATAACGGTGCGACGGTGAAGGATTCGAAGCGCAACCTGGCCGATTGGCTGGCGCGCTGGCGGGCCACCACGCTGGCCGCGTCAGACCGCAAGGCCTCGACCAAAGAGCTGTACAGCAATCTGTCGCGTCGGCACCTTGAGGTCGACCCGTTCGGCTCGATCAGGTTGGACAAGCTCAAACCGTCCGATGTCGAGGGTCTGGTGTTGGCGCTGCGAGCCAAGATGAAACCGGGCAACGCCAGCAAGACGAACCCGAACCCCTCGCCGGTCCGTGCGCTCTCTGATGCGACCATTCGGCAGATCTACACCGTTCTGCGGGCCGGCCTCGACGGCGCCGTACGTGACGGTCTGCTGGCCAAGAACCCGGCAGCAGCGGTGAAACGTCCCGGTGTGGCCCGCAAAGAGGCCCGACACGTCGAGGCGGTCGACGTGACCAAGCTGTTGCTGTGCGCGGAGGGTCTGCGGTATCGCAACGTGCTGACACTAGTCGCCGGTACCGGCGTGCGGCGCGGTGAGGCGCTAGCGCTGCGCTGGTCCGACATTGACCTTGCGGCCCGGGCAATGGCGGTGCGCGGCACCCTCGGACGGGTCAACGGTGAGCTGATCATCACCGAACCCAAGACCGATCGGTCACGACGGTCGGTGCCGTTATCGGCTCCCCTGGTGTCGATGCTCCGGGCACATCGTGCCGACCAAGACGCCGAACGCCTGGCAGCCGGTGACCAGTGGCAGGACAACAACCTGGTGTTCGCTACCGAGTCGGGCACGCCCGTGGACCCGCGCAACGTGTTGCGCACCGTCCAGATCGCAGCCCAGAAAGCAGGCATGGCCGACGTTGGCGTGCACACCTTGAGGCACAGCGCGGCGGTCGCGTGGCTTGAGGGTCAGGTGCACATCAAAGCCGTAGCGGACCTGTTGGGTCACTCCTCTATCGCGGTGACCGGTGATATCTACGGCCACACGTCGGACACCACAGCGCGGTCTGCCGTGGACGCGCTGACCGACCAGCTCGGCATCCTCGACATTTGA
- a CDS encoding helix-turn-helix domain-containing protein — protein sequence MVPIPEARHALGDIGRSTLYELVSRGEIVKVNIGRRGFITADSLGEYVDRLTASAGGVA from the coding sequence TTGGTCCCGATCCCCGAGGCGCGCCACGCACTCGGTGACATTGGTCGCAGCACGCTCTACGAATTGGTTTCCCGGGGTGAGATCGTCAAGGTCAACATCGGGCGACGCGGGTTCATCACAGCGGATTCACTCGGCGAGTATGTCGACCGCCTGACGGCCAGCGCGGGAGGCGTGGCGTGA